One genomic window of Clostridia bacterium includes the following:
- the trmFO gene encoding methylenetetrahydrofolate--tRNA-(uracil(54)-C(5))-methyltransferase (FADH(2)-oxidizing) TrmFO, which translates to MQARVVGAGLAGSEAAWQLARRGVKVELFEQKPEYFSPAHKSSGFAELVCSNSLRADTLENAVGLLKHEMRALSSLIMQCADENRVPAGGALAVDREGFEKSVTERIKSEPNITVVTKRATEINADVPTIIATGPLTDDELFSQIRKKVGRESLHFFDAAAPIVEYESIDMDKAYLASRYDKGTPDYINCPMTRKEYDAFYDALVSAECAELHEFENSRVFEGCMPVEVMAARGRETLLFGPLKPVGLRDPHTGNTPYAVVQLRRDNADGTLYNMVGFQTHLKFPEQKRVFSMIPGLNNAAFTRYGVMHRNTFIDSPRILDKSYRMKDDKNIWFAGQITGVEGYVESASSGLLCGINLARILSGKSPIDFTRDTAIGALSHYISDETVVNFQPMNVNFGIMSPLGYKVKPKREKNLKISERALLKIEELKKSFDI; encoded by the coding sequence GTGCAGGCAAGGGTAGTAGGAGCGGGACTGGCGGGAAGTGAGGCCGCGTGGCAGCTTGCCCGCCGGGGCGTGAAGGTGGAGCTTTTTGAACAAAAGCCCGAATATTTTTCGCCCGCGCATAAAAGCAGCGGCTTTGCAGAGCTTGTATGCTCCAATTCCTTAAGAGCCGACACGCTCGAGAACGCGGTAGGTCTTTTAAAGCATGAGATGCGCGCGCTTTCGTCGCTTATAATGCAGTGCGCCGACGAGAACCGCGTGCCTGCGGGCGGCGCGCTGGCCGTTGACCGCGAAGGTTTTGAAAAAAGCGTGACAGAGCGCATAAAGTCCGAGCCGAATATCACGGTAGTTACAAAAAGAGCGACCGAAATAAACGCGGACGTTCCCACGATAATAGCCACCGGGCCGCTTACGGATGACGAGCTTTTTTCACAGATACGAAAAAAGGTGGGACGCGAGAGCCTTCACTTTTTCGATGCGGCGGCGCCTATAGTAGAATACGAGTCTATAGATATGGACAAGGCTTATCTTGCGTCGCGCTACGACAAGGGCACGCCCGATTATATAAACTGTCCCATGACGCGAAAGGAGTACGACGCTTTTTACGATGCGCTCGTGAGCGCGGAATGCGCCGAGCTTCACGAATTTGAGAACAGCCGCGTATTCGAGGGATGTATGCCCGTTGAGGTAATGGCGGCGAGGGGAAGAGAAACGCTGCTTTTCGGCCCCTTAAAGCCAGTAGGGCTTAGAGACCCGCATACGGGCAATACGCCGTATGCCGTGGTGCAGCTTAGGCGCGACAACGCCGACGGTACGCTTTATAATATGGTGGGATTTCAAACGCACCTAAAATTCCCCGAGCAGAAGCGCGTTTTTTCCATGATACCCGGGCTTAATAACGCCGCTTTTACGCGATACGGCGTCATGCACCGCAATACATTCATCGACTCTCCGCGCATACTTGACAAATCCTATCGTATGAAGGATGATAAAAATATATGGTTCGCCGGTCAGATAACGGGCGTCGAGGGGTATGTGGAGTCTGCGTCGAGCGGGCTTTTGTGCGGTATAAATCTTGCGCGCATACTTTCGGGCAAAAGCCCCATAGATTTTACGCGCGACACGGCGATAGGCGCGCTTTCTCATTATATAAGCGACGAGACCGTTGTGAATTTTCAGCCGATGAACGTGAATTTCGGCATAATGTCGCCGCTTGGATATAAGGTGAAGCCGAAGCGTGAGAAGAATTTAAAAATCTCCGAACGCGCGCTTTTAAAAATAGAGGAGTTAAAAAAGAGCTTTGATATTTAA